GATATGGATTTGATCACATTGCATGTACTTATAGTTCCTAGTGCGAGAAAAtatctcaaataaaataaatttatattgtGATAATATTGATGATGCAAATTCTAGTCATGATTATTCAAGTACTTGATTAAAATTTATCCACAAAGAAAtttcaagaagaagaagtattCTAACATGCCtccataaatattataaaattgaCAGAATATCACAGGTTCAAAAATAGACTGGACTTGGTATCATTGAGTTTCCTTTCATCATGGAAACTATTTTGGCCAAGATAGTAAATAGCTACCCACcaccaataattatcaaacaaCTAAACCAAACGTATGTGAGCTGTGAGCAACTCGATAAgagattatttatttatataataactAGAACACATACATGGATGCATCACCCAACAACAGACTCATCATGTAGATCATGATAAACATTAACACCTAATAAGCGCCCATAGACAATGCGATATATACCCTCAGGACATCCGCATAACGCAAAGAAGCAAGAGAAGTCCTGATAGAAGCTTCGTCTAGCTTTTGGGGATCCAGACAATATTGTCTTGGGGTTGGAAGTGGCAGAAGTTTCCAGTCCCTTGCTTCCCTTTGAGCTCTTGGTAGGCCAGGATCTTAGGGTTCGAACCCTCCTTGTAGTCATGGCACACGGCCAGCGCCTCCACCTTCGTTCCATCCACCCCCACCATGGAAACCATGTATGCCTTGGATTTACCCTTCGTGTGGCAGTAGAACACGGTGTATGCATAGGGCTGGACATGGCAGACCACCCAATCGGAGGAACCCGTCACCTTTCGCACGCCGACCACGCTATACTGCTGCTCCGGCGAGTCCTCCTTACCGACTTTCGTCGAAACGGTGTGGATGTCGCGAGTTCTCAGGGCCGATGTAGTGAAATCCAGCATGGATTCAAGTGAAGTGGCGCATTTCTTGATCTGCCTGTACCCTGCCTGCTCTTcgcactcttcaagggttgtcTCGATCGCCTTGGCTTCGCGAGAACCCGGCGCGATCGAGAAGCGGGCAAGGATCTCTGGAAGCTTGGTGTTGGTGAAGGGGATGGAGTCGGCCGCTTGGCGTGGCAGAAGGGATGGCCTGGAGCCGGTTCCTGTGAAGTGCAAAGTAAACTTGGCACCCGCATGCAAGTCGTTCtccagaaagaaagaagaacgcAGTTTAGAACTCGTAGCCATGGGCTTCACTGCTGGATGGCTGAGAGCTAGTTCTTTCCCAACATTAGTGCTATGCTTTATTAGGTCAGCAATGGCACTTGGCATGGGAGTGTCGGGGAGGACGCTGCGCCAGTAGAGCTCAGAAGGCGAGGCTGCATGGGTTACTCCAACTGCAAGCTGAAGCAATATCTAGTTCGGGTTAGTGGTCTACAGAGTAATCTCATAAAAAGCAATTAGATAGAGCAAAAACAAACAAGGAAGAGGTAATTAGCTCTCTTACCGCAAGAACcgagaggagaggaaggaagcGATCCATGACCGTGAGACGACACCAGTGAATGCTCAAAACACACAAGAGCTGGCGGATTTATAGAAGAAATCAAGGAAGTGTTCGAAGAGAGGGGAGAGAATAGTCAAGCACGGTCTTCGGTTTTTTTTAATACCCAATAATGTATAGATTCCATATGGTTTGAGAAAAAAACATCGGCTTTGGTGTCGGGCAGCTCTTAAAAAATTGGCTCTTTGTTTTTAGAGCTGGCGGATTTATagaagaaacagaggagagagAATAGAGTCAAGAACGGTCTTCATTTTTTTATATCCAATAATATATAGATTCCATATGATTTGAGAGAAAAACACCGATCTTGGTTTTGAGCGGTTCTTAAACAATTGGGTCTTTGTTTAAGCAACTATAGAAATCAAGGAAGTGtttgaagagaggagagagaatagAGTTAACAGAGGtcttctttttatatatatatatatccaataATTCATAGATTCCATATGatttgagggaaaaaaaaacattgatctTGGTTTTGGGGAGCTCTTAAAAAATTGAGTCTTTGTTTTTGGCGGATTTATAAAAGAAATAGAGGAGAGAGAATAGAGTCAAGAACGGTCTTCATTTATTTATATCCAATAATACAAAGATTCCATGTGATTTGAGAAAAAAACACCGACCTTGGTTTTGGGCAGCTCTTAAAAAATTGGGTCTTTGTCTTTTAGTAAATGAAGAAAGACCTGTCGATTTATTGAATGAGCAAGTTGAGCAGAAAAATCACCCTAACTCTCTTCCTCCATTCTCGTTGCTTTATTATGAGGTACAGTTCACAATGCAATTCGCAGTGGTTTTCTTGAGTAACATATTTGCGTTATCAAGGCATTTTTGTTTGTAGAAAAGGTAGAGAAAGACAGACACATTTTATCAAGATCAGGGGCACTATAGCTTTAATAACTTGAACGTCATGAAGTTGTTTCAAGAAATGAGCAATGATACTGTAACTCAAAAAAAGACAGAATTGGAAGGTGCACTATTCTGATCTTTTGAGTTTTATCtctttccaatgtgggactaaagaaagTACACTAGATAAAAGGCAAATGATAGAGAAGGGCAGAattgaaattttgaaatattccaaCAAAAATTATGTGAATGTTTGTTTCATATATGAGAGATTTCTTACACCCCACTGTGTGCAGCAGCTTTCTTAGTTAAGGTGAATGACATTACAATTGGATTCCTGTTATAATGCACATTGCTGATGTTATTATACCTCGATATGATGATAATGATCCTATAAATGGAATTGTGTTTGGACTTTGAGATACTGATGATAGATCAAAGATAAGTAGGAAAGTGTCTTGTCTTCTTGGGAATTCATGCATGCTAAGGTCTTATAGCCCTAGTTTGCAGTAATTGAGGCCCCACCCTTCTGTCATCACAAATGGTCTTCATTGTTTGTAGTTACACGGTGGTTGCACGTCCTTTTGAATAGCAGTCAGGCTCCAAATCGAGACATTCTGATTTGAGATTTTAGAGAAGCACATATATTATCATTGCTCCTTGCAGTAGAACAAAAGCTCGGTGATGCTCTGTTCTGTGTTCTATGCTCTGTTAAGGTGGTAAGCAGACCAATTAAACTGAGCTGAGAGGTTTATGGAATCAAGTACTTGATCTGCACTTGATCACACTTCTCCTGCACCGATCATTCCTCGTTTTAGGAGGCAGGCTTTATCGTTCAGGCAGCAGGCAAGTAAATGGTGGAGGAAGTGGAGGCAATGCTGCATGCAGTTGATGCACGATTATCTGAGGAGTTCGTAGATGAAGCAGGGGGATTTTGATTTGCCTTCATCTCTCCATTGATGTCCTAAAATGGCATAGAGAGAGCTTGATCCTAAAACCAAAGCCTTAAACTTTTATTTAAGGTTGGTGGGATGTCAATGGAGCCCGATAAAAGTTCTTCTGGGCTTGACATGAGCCCAGTCAGGCTTCTCAGATCATTGACAGCTCTAGAGCAAGGTTTTCAGGAGCTGATGATATCTATTTTGGTCATCTCAACGGATGACTAAAGCAAGATGAGTTGTGGTCCCCTTTTATCTCAGTCAAGTTGAAAGGTGCAAAAATCTAAAAAGGTTTAAAATCTTACTATCTAATCTTTCAGAATCTGGATATTGATAGCTTGGGTGACATATGTGATCTAAGATTATCAATTATTTTTAAGTATCAATCTTAAAATTTATTTGTCAAAGATTGTGATTAAGAAAGGAAtaaatggagaaaaaaaaatcgcaGATACGTTAGTGTCGCATACAGGCTCTAGTACGCATTGGGCACATTGACTCTGTCAGCCGGAATAAGGGGAAAAATAGTGCCCAACTCTAGTATTCTCCCATGCTAAGACTTGGCCACTTCTAAGTCCTGGTCACAAAATGACAATGAAACTTTTGATATTTTAGCTGAGCCCCTGGCGAACATAGAGAGGCGAAGGTAGTTTCCTATGCTTGAGTTggataaggaaagaaaaagagggacagacagaacagaagaaggagagagaggcaaAAATAATTTTCTCATAAGAATTAACCTCGGCAATTTCTTGGTGTACTTCTTTTATATAATTTCTTGATTATTTTTCTCTTATTCTAAGCTCATTTCTCTTGGTTAAGACTTGTAAAAGCAATGTATTCTATTGCTTCCCAGTAAATATAACCTAGGTTTTAGACAAATCATCTTTATTATCTTTTTTAGATATTTCTTAGTTGTAATAATAAGTTCCGATCTTAACGGCGCAATAGGTCAGATATGTCCATTATTCTAGTGGAATCCCGTCAATAGATGTGCTGCTCAATTTTAAAATttcccaaaaaatattttttaatagaatttgattatataaaaatttgattAGAAATTTCGCCCATCATGAACTCATCTTGTTCGGCCATGCGACCCTGTGAAGTAGCCACTAGCCAACTTACCTTTTATGCATGGTTTCGCAGATGGGTAGGTAGGCACGACTTTGAAAAAGCTGTACCAATGGCAGACATGAATACTTACATATAATTTTTTAGAGTGATATGTGTCTCAGACTCTCAGCAGAAAATTTTGAATCTGAGCTAACCACTcatccaaataaaaaaaaagtctctGAATTCATAGTTTTTAATAATTAGATAAAGCTTGGATTATCTTGCTAATTGAATCATTTTACATTTGGCTCCAGCACCTTCAGGACCCAAGAATATTAGTATACTGCGAATTTCTTTCTTTGTAGTCATGCTTTAAATTTAACTTAAAGATTCAAAACCAACAAgtgtatataaaataaatgaatgAAATATAAATTTGTTCTTTAAATACAGCCCCGCTTTGTATCATTAGAGTGCAGTGGTTGACGCTTGTCTGGCCAAACCACTGGACGCCTCGAAACTAGCAGCACGTGAGACCGGTCGCTTAAAGGCGCGGGATTTAAGCTCGACCGGCAACGCCGTGACAACCTATAAACGTTGACTGTCCGTTGACTAACAGCACGTCACGGTTGCACCTCCCGATGCGACGGCCCCCGCGGCAGCGCGCGTTGCGGCGACGCACACCTGGCCTCCCGCGCCGTCCCGTCCGAAAGGGACCGCGCGAGATCTAATCACCCGATCCCGTGACGTCATCCATCCGGAACAGGCCTTCCGACGCGATCAGCGGTCCCGATCGATCCTCCCGACGGATGCCAGAAGGCCGGAGGGGGCGGGAAATGCGGTAAGATGCCATGCAGAGGTTCGAGGGCGTACGATGGAAAGAGGATGAGCCAGTAGGAAGAGGATACGTGGCATTGCGTGCCGACCTCGCGCAGCTGATCGTGGGGTCATTTGCGGAAGGTGCGCATCCCGAGAGCGGTGGTCGCGCTTCGCTTCCCACCTGGGCCTCGCCGCCCAGTTCCTTGATTCGCTCTCTCACCCCGAGCTGTCTCCCTCCGACTCTATTTACCATGgtagaatatattattttactgCCGGCCCATCCCAATTTATTAAACATTTATTTCtgatattttgatctgataataTTGGTAATCAATAAAATATCTTCCAAAATTGAAAGCTAAGCCTAGGCAAGGAATTAGGTCAGGCAATGAACCTGTGGATGCCTGCAGTGGAATGCAGTCTGGGTTCCATGCACTATAATCACTCCCTGGTAAAGACACAGATAGCCTTTTATaatcattttattttcttacCACTAATTGTTATCCTTAATGGTAGGTATCAGTATATCCCATGCTATTGCATGAGTTTCTGCGGTAGGGTAAATTTGGTAGACGTCCGAGAAGCAATGGATCAAAAACCAGATTTTCTTAGTTATgctttgtttttatatataacaCCATGCCTTTTGATAGTGTTCAAAGAAAACATAATATTATGAGTATTGTTTTCAACCCATTCAatccttggacaatttgatctCATCAGAGCAGCTTAAGCCGCCCAACTTAATTTTCTTAAAGCctagatttttttattaatacatTATAAAATAGAGTTacataatttttatatataatagtGAGGTTCCTCTATGTATAGTACGAATTGAATTTCTCGTCTAGTTGAAAAAGGATGCAATTATTTGAAACATAAATATCCAGTGAAAATAATCATTAAAAGCTAAAATTTTACAAAGGTGGATCTCAACTTTTATATCAATTTTGTCTTTATCCACTTTATCTAATTCTTCCTCAATTAAGAGATGTATCTGGAAAATCAATTTTTGCTTTGATCGCCCTATTTAGGATATGAAATTTAGTAATGATCGCTAGGTGCCTTGTACCCTTAAGAATGGTGCTATATTGTAGAGCTCAAAAAGgtatccaattttttttaaattaaaaactcAAATTGGATGAGATACCGATAAGTTATAGTCATCAGAAATTCAGCATGAGAAGTTAGCTTCTGAGATAGATGATCACCCCGTCCAAGATAGAGCATTAAagttagcaatttaatttttaaaatctcCAAAATGGCCCACATTAATGCTGATAATTGTTaagtatattttatttattcaaggAAAGAAATATTGTTTAtccaaaaaatcaaatttaattaaaaaaaggaaaacattcCTTGAAGACTCCCTTACTTTTTAATTTCTGGATTCTCTCTTTGATTTCTttatgataaaataaaatatagtaaATATGAGAAATAGATTTGGTAGATGAACGGGtcgaaaaaataaaatcaagtgACTGTctaattagaaagagtttcattTTGATTAAAATTACAATTGTCGAAAAAAACTAAAAGTGaatttatatattaaataaaaagcTCGCACATTAACTTATTTAATATTGGATCTAGAGCAAGTGCGAGGGATATGAGGGGAGAAAAAAACACGGTGAAAGCTCCATCTTGCATTCTTGCTAGTTAAAAACAGAGCTAGAGTTTGAGTCCAACTCCTATCCCATATTCCTTATGGAGTCGAATGACGCATAAAGCAGaggaaaaataattattttattggaAAGCCTTTATATGAAAATCTCTAAAGTTTGCTTTATAATAGTAAAGAGTATAAATCAGTCATAATGGAAAAGGATAACTTAGCATcaaatgatacaaattaatattatatggtTGAAAATTTGATTAATGTTCAACACTTCTCACCctacaaatttctattagaaaaaTCTGGATCGTAAAGGGTTTTCTTCCCTCAAGCGTTCCTTTTAATTAGGTGAGGTAGAACCGTCTTAAAAGAAGGAATCATGAGACAAATATGAGTTAGCATGGGGAAGACATAGAAGGTATTGCATCAGAGAGAAAATGCTAGAATTTGACTGAGACGGTAAAGTAATGTTTACATATGTGTTTATAATAAGAAGAATGGTTTGAATATGTGTCTAGAACTGAAAAATGGGAGGTTAATGACTTGGATAAAGTTTGAAAGCAATGGGTTATTTCTCAGCAGAATTTAATGGTAAATATAGAATCCATGTAAATCCAGACGAGTGCTGTTATGATTGTGATTGTTGACGATTTGATGTCTTAATAATGtgccttgattttttttaaaaaaagacaaTCTTGCGTGTCTTCCTTGGCCATTTATAAAAGTATCGATAACATTACAAATCAGAAGGCTAGTTTTCTCATTATGaagatttcatgaatttatgtttaatcatGCGCTCACTAAAGATTCAAAATTCTCTTGACACATGCGATTATCAGTCAATCCAAATGATTGCGATGCAACAAGAATAGCTGCAAAGTAGTTTTCTAGTTATTATTTTACATTTTCTAGAAAATACACTTTGTTGCTGCTGAGAGTATTTAGCGAGGGCTTTTAATATTTAAGTTAAACACAGCtctcaaaaaatagaaaaaatattgtAAGAATGATAGAGCAGCGGCGTAAGAGAAAAGATGCAAAAGCATTTCAAAAGCTTAAGAGCACTTTATCTAGAGAATCTTTGGAGTAGGTTATATATATAGCCAAGCATTGACGCCCATGGTCAAAAAAATTGGATATGCAGACCAGCCATTTTTGGTACTAGATTGTACGTACCAACATTTCACTCATCTCATCCCCACATTTTGCTCGTTTATCATTTAGTTATGAGAACTATTTGCAATCGTGACTGAGTTGTCGTTAGTCggagaaatttaaaatttggagAACTCTCTGCATGTCTTTAAGGTACTAGATTTTTATTGGTAAGTTAGTGGCTTCGTGCCGAGTTTGTATTGGTTAGTTTGTTACGTACCATatagaatataataaaaaaattagaaatataCTACTTTAGTTTGCTTATTCAATAACAATTAAAACTTATAGTTTATGTACCAAAAATATTAGTGAAATATTATTAGAAACTTCGTAGTTGTATCTACTAAAAGTATGGTGCTATAATTATGAAAATGGTCGTTACACTTTTCTGACATCGACATGTGACGAAAAGACGTTGAATGTCAAAATGGTCTGGGCATGGACCACGTGTACTGCCTCCAACAGTCGATTAAATGGACCCTCGCCAACGTGGCATTAGGTTTTATGTTCCTGTCGGGATAGGGATAACACCACAAGACCCTCTTCCAAATGACATACGTGTATAAAAGAATTCTTTGCAAGCATCCGATCTATCATCCAAACTTCTCTTTCAACCAAATCATTCTCATCCAATTTTTTATGACATAAATTACAAAAATGATATTGGCACATGACATCATGTCTTAATGATGCCCCATCCAGGGATTACAGGTTTGTTTGGTCGGCAgatattataaaaattaaaataaatagtttcaatTCCAattatttgatatatatatatattaaaaaataaaaatatcttaatCACCTAATATatcataaatcaaatcaatcaGAGACCATTTCGGTCCTCGTCCAATCCATTTTAATTCCGATTTCCGTTACAACCCGGCTGCATCCTATAATTTTTGGGATTTTTTTGTGCTTGCAATATTGATTGGAGCCATGTGTGAACTCTGTTAAGCTGCACCAGAGCCGGGGTACTGGGCCTTTGTACCCATATTTAGACGCTCCAGGCCGGCTGTCGATCAATTAAGGTCCACCGTAGTAATCTCGGGCCCATGCATCGCTGCTCGCAAACCGCGTTACAGATATTTCCTCTCTGTTTATTTATCACCATAATCGAAACTTAAAAAAGAGTAACTTTGTCAGTCCCATTATTTGTTTCCGGAGCACAAAAAAAAGAACCGTTATAAATGAACaataaacaaagaaataaaAGCTAAAATAAAATGGTGCACGGCAATGGGCGGTGGTGGGGGTGGGTGAGCTCCAGTACCCAAACACCGCCATCCTCTCGTATTCCACGCAAGCGGCTTCTTTTCCTTGGTTTCTTTCACCGAGATGAGAGGGAGCGGGAGTCGCCGTCTCAAGTCTTGTCACCTTGCGCCAAAGATCCGCTGCCGTCAGGGTTGTGGGCTCGGACTAAGTATTTAAATTGGATTGAGTTAATGAAGTAATCTTTATTTCTAACTTTAAGTTAgtgataaaaatatattaggAGAGAAATACGGAgagaattggatttttttttctaaattcaaatagtatttttatattaaaaggtggggttgggggaGCCCAGCGCTGCTCTCTCCATAAATGCTGGCTTCGccattccttcttgcttcttttttGGCAACACCCCCCTACCTCGTCAGCGGGTGCAGGCGCCGTTTCCGttttcctcttccttctctcgcCTTTCCTCTTTTGCCTCCTCTCTACTCCTCTTTCCTCGTCTTTCGCCTGGAGTAGGTGATGGGGAGACTTACTGCTGCTTAAAACTGGGAGACTTGCGCTCTAGTTTCTTCTTCTAGTTTTACTGAGCCGAGAGAAGGAAGCGAAGATGGTGGGTTGTCTTGTTTTCTTGTTGAATCTTTTTGGATGGTGTTTCTCTTTTGTTTGCATGAGAATTTAATTGATTGCTGCAGTAGCTGGTATAGAAATTCGATCTTTTTGTTGAATTGAAAAGAGAGAAGGATGGGGCTTCTTGGGCAGGTTGGTTTCACGAACGGGATGCCGAACTGGCTGGAAGCCTTGCTGGGAGAGAGATTCTTCAATCCATGCACGATCCACGAGACGGCCAAGAAGAACGAGAAGAACATCTTCTGCCTCGACTGC
Above is a genomic segment from Phoenix dactylifera cultivar Barhee BC4 chromosome 2, palm_55x_up_171113_PBpolish2nd_filt_p, whole genome shotgun sequence containing:
- the LOC120107596 gene encoding BURP domain-containing protein 6-like isoform X1; the protein is MDRFLPLLSVLAILLQLAVGVTHAASPSELYWRSVLPDTPMPSAIADLIKHSTNVGKELALSHPAVKPMATSSKLRSSFFLENDLHAGAKFTLHFTGTGSRPSLLPRQAADSIPFTNTKLPEILARFSIAPGSREAKAIETTLEECEEQAGYRQIKKCATSLESMLDFTTSALRTRDIHTVSTKVGKEDSPEQQYSVVGVRKVTGSSDWVVCHVQPYAYTVFYCHTKGKSKAYMVSMVGVDGTKVEALAVCHDYKEGSNPKILAYQELKGKQGTGNFCHFQPQDNIVWIPKS
- the LOC120107596 gene encoding BURP domain-containing protein 6-like isoform X2, with protein sequence MDRFLPLLSVLALAVGVTHAASPSELYWRSVLPDTPMPSAIADLIKHSTNVGKELALSHPAVKPMATSSKLRSSFFLENDLHAGAKFTLHFTGTGSRPSLLPRQAADSIPFTNTKLPEILARFSIAPGSREAKAIETTLEECEEQAGYRQIKKCATSLESMLDFTTSALRTRDIHTVSTKVGKEDSPEQQYSVVGVRKVTGSSDWVVCHVQPYAYTVFYCHTKGKSKAYMVSMVGVDGTKVEALAVCHDYKEGSNPKILAYQELKGKQGTGNFCHFQPQDNIVWIPKS